The proteins below are encoded in one region of Streptomyces marianii:
- a CDS encoding flavin monoamine oxidase family protein, whose amino-acid sequence MERTTVDVCVVGAGFAGLAAARNLAQAGREVIVLEARDRVGGRVWNRELPDGTVVSAGGTWLGDGQARMFRLAREYGLRAYPQYDGGDHVLRLDGVDHRYRGSIPKAGPVTLASLGLAFARLNAMARRIPADAPWLAPNARTLDARTLGQWLADPLNVPSGTAHTVLKATMSLLFCTDPAEVSLLGALVLARGGGGFEYYTDSGRTETHLLDGGTPELARRMAEGLGDAVRLDTPVRRIVQNGNDAEVGTDALTVRARRVIVAVPPVLAGRILFEPALPPAAVHLRQRMTPGSIIRVHTSYPEAFWRGQRLSGQTLAPLSAVPVTIDQTPPGGRPGVLSSYAFGPGAVRLGRLDPKERRDVWLHALAERFGPEALHPLGYLETDWSAEAWSAGGMIGHFPPGALTGYGRALREPVGRIHWAGTETATQMHGLMEGAVRSGERAAREVLALN is encoded by the coding sequence ATGGAGCGGACGACGGTGGACGTGTGTGTGGTCGGCGCCGGATTCGCGGGTCTGGCGGCCGCGCGGAACCTGGCGCAAGCGGGCCGGGAGGTGATCGTGCTCGAGGCCCGGGACCGCGTGGGCGGTCGGGTGTGGAACCGGGAGCTGCCCGACGGCACCGTCGTCTCCGCGGGCGGGACCTGGCTCGGGGACGGCCAGGCGAGGATGTTCCGGCTCGCCCGGGAGTACGGGCTCCGGGCGTATCCGCAGTACGACGGCGGTGACCACGTCCTGCGCCTCGACGGCGTCGACCACCGCTACCGGGGGAGCATCCCCAAGGCCGGTCCGGTGACGCTCGCATCCCTGGGGCTGGCCTTCGCGCGGCTGAACGCGATGGCACGGCGGATCCCCGCCGACGCGCCCTGGCTGGCCCCGAACGCGCGGACGCTCGACGCCCGCACACTCGGGCAGTGGCTCGCCGATCCGCTCAACGTGCCCTCCGGGACGGCGCACACCGTGCTGAAGGCGACGATGAGCCTGCTGTTCTGCACCGACCCCGCCGAGGTCTCCCTGCTGGGCGCGCTGGTCCTGGCCCGGGGCGGCGGCGGGTTCGAGTACTACACCGACAGCGGCAGGACCGAGACGCATCTCCTCGACGGCGGGACGCCGGAGCTGGCCCGGCGGATGGCCGAAGGGCTGGGCGACGCCGTACGCCTGGACACTCCGGTCCGGCGGATCGTCCAGAACGGGAACGACGCCGAGGTGGGCACCGACGCGCTGACGGTACGGGCGCGCCGGGTCATCGTCGCCGTACCGCCGGTGCTCGCCGGGCGCATCCTGTTCGAGCCGGCACTGCCGCCCGCCGCGGTCCATCTGCGGCAGCGGATGACGCCCGGGTCGATCATCCGCGTCCACACCTCGTACCCCGAGGCGTTCTGGCGCGGTCAGCGCCTGTCCGGGCAGACGCTCGCCCCCCTGTCGGCCGTCCCCGTGACCATCGACCAGACCCCACCGGGGGGCAGGCCGGGCGTGCTGAGCAGCTACGCCTTCGGACCCGGGGCCGTACGGCTCGGCCGGCTGGACCCCAAGGAGCGCCGGGACGTGTGGCTGCACGCGCTGGCGGAGCGGTTCGGCCCGGAGGCCCTGCATCCCCTGGGGTACCTGGAGACCGACTGGTCCGCGGAGGCATGGTCCGCGGGCGGGATGATCGGCCACTTCCCACCCGGGGCACTGACCGGCTACGGCCGTGCGCTGCGCGAGCCGGTCGGCCGGATCCACTGGGCGGGCACGGAGACCGCGACGCAGATGCACGGGCTGATGGAGGGCGCGGTGCGCTCCGGAGAGCGTGCCGCCCGGGAGGTCCTGGCACTGAACTGA
- a CDS encoding SCO2400 family protein: MDYCVPCHRTLNGAVTCPECGAYDPAMADADGVPPSATPMAETCPGEETAPGGPPAAAPAPAHAAPPATADTATPPGLTATTPLATASDRRAETHVADAHRPRPRRWRTYGGRTLAAAAFAVLGGLGTSSLLANGSTDLPRAAPSPELPSPDGSREPGTAGPTASAAPERPATHPARGAARESNGAAPSRPRTTPATPEPPAVPTPEPAPDTASPPVTAGPSARPSTGGPAPSPSPTAPTSPSPSGSTGASPTGSPTPGTTEVPVTEALPKLAPLPASVSRNVAAGAALTGR; this comes from the coding sequence ATGGACTACTGCGTGCCCTGCCACCGCACCCTCAACGGCGCCGTGACGTGCCCCGAATGCGGTGCGTACGACCCCGCGATGGCCGACGCGGACGGGGTTCCGCCGTCCGCCACGCCGATGGCGGAGACCTGCCCCGGCGAGGAGACGGCTCCCGGCGGGCCACCCGCCGCTGCCCCGGCCCCGGCGCATGCGGCTCCCCCGGCCACGGCAGATACGGCCACACCGCCGGGCCTTACGGCGACGACACCCCTGGCCACCGCCTCTGACCGTAGGGCCGAGACACATGTGGCCGACGCCCACCGTCCCCGGCCGCGGCGGTGGAGGACGTACGGCGGCCGGACTCTCGCCGCTGCCGCCTTCGCGGTACTGGGCGGCCTGGGCACGTCCTCGCTGCTGGCCAACGGCTCCACAGACCTTCCGCGGGCCGCGCCGAGCCCGGAACTGCCGTCCCCCGACGGTTCCCGGGAACCAGGCACCGCAGGGCCGACGGCCTCGGCCGCTCCGGAACGCCCGGCCACCCACCCCGCCAGGGGAGCCGCCCGGGAAAGCAACGGCGCTGCGCCCAGTCGTCCTCGGACCACACCCGCCACCCCGGAGCCCCCGGCCGTCCCCACCCCGGAACCCGCCCCCGACACGGCTTCTCCGCCGGTGACCGCCGGGCCGAGCGCCCGCCCCTCCACCGGCGGCCCGGCCCCGTCGCCCTCGCCGACGGCCCCCACCTCACCGAGCCCCAGCGGCAGCACGGGCGCCTCGCCCACGGGCAGCCCCACCCCCGGCACCACGGAGGTGCCGGTGACCGAAGCCCTGCCCAAACTGGCGCCGCTCCCGGCGAGCGTGAGCCGGAACGTCGCCGCCGGTGCCGCGCTCACCGGGAGATGA
- a CDS encoding PP2C family protein-serine/threonine phosphatase, with protein MPRTDDARPVGAEEQVPVPHEDVWALKRVIDQEIAGLRADVGGSTPARATRPSPGSVPAEDAAVPRDGGPTGRTRGQDRDAGAGAADGGDPWAYLTAALPAVPLATALLAPVWDDGRGEEGAALVDFVIAAGNRVRSAEWLEPLGQLVGQRLLTVRPGAASAGLVEALARVLRTGRPLHGWALDYTERREGRLRRVQLLCDAAASGDRILATWRPALTEADLLTSDAEKLVSMGWGNWDLLSGATTWSDGLHRIFRTAPGRTWSLTELCDALLPDDVPRFAQCVRTLLAGTDTPWTRIRFVVGDEVRTLDVLGRPLAGTDGRPWAIHLVARDLTPQMRSLRRLAETRRETEVLRQQAAAERKVASRLREALLPTHSARLAEAGIAVAAAYLPSEREAAVGGDWYKCRLLADGRVLLAIGDASGHGLEAVARMAQQRHALAGLAQTGADPGAMATWLNQMMCGDPSALTATAVVGFIEHRTLHWACAGHPPPVLRRGGGAALLPGDHAGPLLGLIPGYVYEIATVPLEPDDLLLLYTDGLIERRGEDIEDSLDGLVRSLAREGPLSPEETVDALISAHTAPGLEDDACLLALRID; from the coding sequence ATGCCGCGCACCGACGACGCGCGTCCGGTCGGTGCCGAGGAACAGGTACCCGTCCCGCACGAGGACGTGTGGGCGCTCAAGCGCGTCATCGATCAGGAGATCGCCGGCCTGCGCGCCGACGTGGGCGGCTCCACCCCCGCCCGGGCCACTCGGCCGTCCCCGGGCTCCGTGCCCGCCGAGGACGCCGCCGTGCCGCGGGACGGGGGGCCCACCGGGCGGACCCGCGGGCAGGACCGGGATGCCGGCGCGGGGGCCGCGGACGGCGGCGATCCCTGGGCGTACCTCACCGCGGCGCTCCCGGCCGTCCCGCTGGCCACCGCCCTCCTCGCGCCGGTGTGGGACGACGGCAGGGGAGAGGAGGGGGCGGCCCTGGTCGACTTCGTCATCGCGGCGGGCAACCGCGTCCGGTCCGCCGAATGGCTCGAACCCCTGGGCCAGCTGGTGGGGCAGCGGCTGCTGACCGTACGGCCCGGGGCGGCGTCCGCCGGACTGGTCGAGGCCCTCGCCCGCGTCCTCAGGACCGGGCGGCCGCTGCACGGGTGGGCCCTGGACTACACGGAGCGGCGGGAGGGGCGCCTCAGGAGGGTCCAGCTGCTCTGCGACGCGGCCGCGAGCGGGGACCGGATCCTGGCGACCTGGCGCCCCGCCCTCACCGAGGCCGACCTCCTCACCAGCGACGCCGAGAAGCTGGTCTCCATGGGGTGGGGCAACTGGGACCTGCTGTCCGGAGCGACCACCTGGTCGGACGGGCTGCACCGCATCTTCCGCACGGCTCCCGGCCGGACGTGGTCGCTGACGGAGCTGTGCGACGCGCTGCTCCCCGACGACGTCCCGCGGTTCGCGCAGTGCGTCAGGACCCTGCTCGCCGGGACCGACACGCCCTGGACCCGTATCCGGTTCGTCGTCGGGGACGAGGTCCGCACCCTGGACGTGCTCGGCCGGCCGCTCGCCGGCACCGACGGCCGGCCGTGGGCGATCCATCTCGTGGCGAGGGACCTGACGCCCCAGATGCGCAGCCTCCGGCGCCTGGCGGAGACCCGCAGGGAGACGGAGGTGCTGCGCCAGCAGGCCGCCGCCGAACGCAAGGTGGCGTCCCGGCTGCGCGAGGCGCTGCTGCCGACCCACTCCGCCCGGCTCGCCGAGGCCGGCATCGCCGTCGCCGCGGCCTATCTCCCGTCCGAGCGCGAGGCCGCGGTCGGCGGCGACTGGTACAAGTGCCGGCTGCTGGCCGACGGCCGGGTGCTCCTGGCCATCGGGGACGCCAGCGGCCACGGCCTGGAGGCCGTCGCCCGGATGGCCCAGCAGCGTCACGCACTGGCCGGGCTGGCCCAGACCGGGGCGGATCCGGGGGCCATGGCGACGTGGCTGAACCAGATGATGTGCGGCGATCCCAGCGCCCTCACCGCCACCGCCGTGGTCGGGTTCATCGAGCACCGCACTCTGCACTGGGCGTGCGCGGGCCATCCGCCGCCCGTACTGCGCCGGGGCGGTGGGGCCGCGCTCCTTCCGGGCGACCACGCCGGACCCCTGCTCGGGCTGATCCCCGGGTACGTGTACGAGATCGCCACCGTGCCGCTGGAGCCGGACGACCTCCTGCTCCTCTACACCGACGGCCTGATCGAGCGGCGCGGCGAGGACATCGAGGACTCGCTCGACGGACTCGTCCGCAGCCTCGCGCGCGAAGGGCCGCTGTCACCGGAGGAGACCGTCGACGCCCTGATCTCCGCCCACACCGCTCCCGGTCTGGAGGACGACGCGTGCCTGCTGGCGCTGCGGATCGACTGA
- a CDS encoding carboxyl transferase domain-containing protein, which produces MADGLTAREAAALVADVFAEHPASADGPSADGPLGDGPLGWDGYARARARAAARTGERESVVWGTADIGGRRAVLVSFEFRFLGGSLGRRTGELLETAYAHARAERLPLVSLVATGGSRMQEGMVALSQLQRVARASALTRAAGLPQLAVLRDPATGGGWATLGAGADVVLALPGAQVGFAGSRVRPPDADPSAYTAEGQLAAGHIDAIVSPDRLRPALSLWLRLLTGGATGPVPGGVPVPPPLALDGAYGAAATGWEAVRRARAPHRPRAGAYLDAWFDERVDLHGDRCGGTDPGMICGFGLREGRVVAYAAQAGTATRPAGYRTAARLIRLADRLGIPVLTLVDTPGAANDAEAERTGAGAAIADVFAAVASVRVPVTTLVIGEGGSGGALALAAPANTWVTPDSYFSVIAPELAAAILKRDPSATPATADQLRLRPRDLVELGLVRGIVARAE; this is translated from the coding sequence ATGGCTGACGGTCTCACGGCGCGCGAGGCGGCGGCCCTGGTCGCCGACGTCTTCGCGGAGCACCCGGCGAGCGCGGACGGCCCGTCCGCGGACGGCCCCCTCGGCGACGGACCGCTCGGGTGGGACGGATACGCGCGGGCGCGGGCGCGGGCCGCGGCGCGCACCGGTGAGCGGGAGTCCGTCGTCTGGGGCACGGCGGACATCGGGGGCCGGCGCGCCGTGCTGGTGTCGTTCGAGTTCCGGTTCCTCGGCGGGTCGCTGGGCCGGCGGACCGGGGAGCTGCTGGAGACGGCGTACGCGCACGCGCGCGCCGAGCGGCTGCCGCTGGTGTCGCTGGTCGCGACGGGCGGCAGCAGGATGCAGGAGGGCATGGTCGCCCTGAGCCAGCTCCAGCGGGTCGCGCGGGCGTCGGCGCTGACCCGCGCGGCGGGACTGCCGCAGCTCGCGGTGCTGCGCGACCCCGCCACCGGTGGCGGCTGGGCCACGCTCGGGGCGGGCGCGGACGTGGTCCTCGCGCTCCCGGGAGCGCAGGTCGGGTTCGCCGGGTCCCGGGTCAGGCCTCCGGACGCGGACCCCTCGGCGTACACGGCCGAGGGCCAGCTGGCCGCCGGGCACATCGACGCGATCGTCTCCCCGGACCGGCTGCGTCCGGCACTGTCGCTGTGGTTGCGGCTGCTCACGGGCGGCGCCACGGGGCCGGTACCGGGCGGCGTGCCCGTCCCGCCGCCCCTCGCGCTGGACGGCGCGTACGGCGCGGCGGCCACCGGATGGGAGGCCGTGCGGCGGGCGCGGGCTCCGCACCGGCCCCGCGCGGGGGCGTACCTCGACGCCTGGTTCGACGAGCGGGTGGACCTCCACGGCGACCGGTGCGGCGGTACGGACCCGGGGATGATCTGCGGCTTCGGGCTGCGGGAAGGACGGGTCGTGGCGTACGCGGCCCAGGCCGGGACGGCGACCCGGCCCGCCGGCTACCGCACGGCCGCCCGGCTGATCCGGCTCGCCGACCGGCTGGGGATCCCGGTGCTCACCCTCGTGGACACACCCGGTGCCGCGAACGACGCCGAGGCCGAGCGGACCGGCGCGGGCGCGGCCATCGCCGACGTCTTCGCGGCGGTGGCGTCGGTGCGTGTCCCGGTGACGACCCTGGTGATCGGCGAGGGCGGTTCCGGCGGGGCGCTGGCGCTTGCTGCCCCGGCGAACACCTGGGTCACCCCCGACAGCTACTTCTCGGTCATCGCGCCCGAACTCGCCGCGGCGATCCTCAAGCGCGACCCGTCCGCGACGCCGGCGACCGCGGACCAGCTCCGGCTGCGGCCGCGGGATCTCGTGGAGCTGGGGCTGGTACGGGGGATCGTGGCCCGGGCCGAGTGA
- a CDS encoding acyl-CoA synthetase: MSALFPALAAAADGTSDGVRHRPALRFGDRSLTYGGLVSAAGRTAERISGAGRVAVWATPTIETAVGVVAALLAGVPAVPLNPRTGERELAHIVGDSAPRLVLARPGDAVPPVLAGSERIDLRVAGSGDEPAGGCRALPTEPAPEAPALIVYTSGTTGPPKGAVLPRRAIAATLDALADAWAWTGDDVLVQALPLFHVHGLILGVLGPLRRGGSVRHLGRFSAGGVGRELAAGGTMLFGVPTMYHRLAESVDGDPELAKSLAGARLLVSGSAALPVHDHERLFAATGRRVVERYGMTETLMNTSVRVDGEPCPGSVGRPLPGVELRLVEEDGSEITDLDGETVGEIQVRGPNLFTGYLNRPDATAAAFDGDWFRTGDMAVRAPDGQVRIVGRKATDLIKSGGYKIGAGEIENALLEHPRVREAAVTGEPDADLGERVVAWVVPADPADPPSEDELADHVASQLAPHKRPRTVRFLDTLPRNDMGKIMKRALAHG, from the coding sequence GTGAGTGCTCTCTTCCCGGCCCTGGCGGCCGCCGCGGACGGCACGTCCGACGGCGTACGGCACCGGCCCGCGCTGCGCTTCGGCGACCGGTCGCTGACGTACGGCGGGCTGGTCTCCGCCGCGGGGAGGACTGCGGAGCGGATCTCCGGAGCGGGCCGGGTCGCGGTCTGGGCCACGCCCACGATCGAGACGGCCGTCGGCGTGGTGGCCGCGCTGCTCGCGGGGGTGCCCGCCGTACCGCTCAACCCGCGTACGGGAGAGCGGGAGCTGGCCCACATCGTCGGGGACAGCGCGCCGCGGCTGGTGCTCGCACGCCCGGGCGACGCGGTGCCTCCCGTACTGGCCGGGTCGGAGCGGATCGACCTCCGGGTGGCGGGGTCCGGGGACGAGCCGGCAGGCGGCTGCCGTGCACTGCCCACCGAGCCGGCCCCGGAGGCCCCGGCGCTGATCGTCTACACCTCCGGGACCACCGGCCCGCCGAAGGGCGCGGTGCTGCCGCGCCGGGCGATCGCGGCCACGCTGGACGCGCTGGCGGACGCGTGGGCGTGGACCGGTGACGACGTCCTCGTCCAGGCGCTGCCGCTGTTCCACGTGCACGGGCTGATCCTCGGCGTCCTCGGGCCGCTGCGGCGGGGCGGTTCGGTGCGGCACCTCGGGAGGTTCTCGGCCGGGGGCGTGGGGCGGGAGCTCGCCGCGGGCGGGACGATGCTCTTCGGGGTGCCGACGATGTACCACCGGCTGGCGGAGTCGGTCGACGGCGACCCGGAGCTGGCGAAGTCCCTCGCGGGCGCGCGCCTGCTGGTGTCGGGTTCGGCGGCACTGCCCGTCCACGACCACGAGCGGCTGTTCGCGGCGACGGGCCGGCGGGTCGTCGAGCGGTACGGGATGACCGAGACGCTGATGAACACGAGCGTCCGGGTGGACGGCGAGCCGTGCCCCGGGTCGGTCGGCCGTCCGCTGCCGGGTGTGGAACTGCGGCTGGTGGAGGAGGACGGCTCGGAGATCACGGACCTGGACGGGGAGACGGTCGGCGAGATCCAGGTGAGGGGGCCGAACCTGTTCACCGGCTATCTGAACCGGCCGGACGCGACGGCCGCGGCGTTCGACGGCGACTGGTTCCGCACGGGCGACATGGCGGTCCGGGCCCCGGACGGGCAGGTGCGGATCGTGGGCCGCAAGGCGACGGACCTGATCAAGAGCGGCGGCTACAAGATCGGCGCCGGTGAGATCGAGAACGCGCTGCTGGAGCACCCGCGGGTGCGGGAGGCCGCCGTTACCGGCGAACCGGACGCCGACCTGGGCGAGCGGGTCGTGGCGTGGGTGGTGCCGGCCGATCCGGCCGACCCGCCGTCCGAGGACGAGTTGGCGGACCATGTCGCGTCCCAGCTCGCCCCGCACAAGCGGCCGCGCACGGTCCGCTTCCTCGACACGCTCCCCCGCAACGACATGGGCAAGATCATGAAGCGGGCCCTCGCCCATGGCTGA
- a CDS encoding CsbD family protein: MSKHNAKARQIKGKLKETLGKTMGDKSMQRSGRSDMLRGKAQEMAEKAADQVRRHTRHH, translated from the coding sequence ATGAGCAAGCACAACGCCAAGGCGCGGCAGATCAAGGGAAAGCTGAAGGAGACCCTCGGGAAGACCATGGGCGACAAGTCCATGCAGCGCTCGGGCCGGAGCGACATGCTGCGCGGCAAGGCGCAGGAGATGGCGGAGAAGGCGGCCGACCAGGTGCGCAGGCACACCAGGCACCACTGA
- a CDS encoding MFS transporter — protein sequence MTATGTPARRPRILADLTPLRLSAHYRRLWFGNTVSWIGQGMTTLAISLQVYDITHSTFSVGLVGLFSLVPLIVFGLYGGAVADTVDRRVLGLWSAAGSAGLSAALAAAAFAAFHHVWFLYGVVALQAVCAALNAPARSAMIPRLLPAEQLPAANALSSMTMTSGMLIGPMLGGLIVGYGGYQAAYVVDFVAFGAALYAMWRLPSMLPDRDGAKRGRASVLDGLRFLATRPNIRMTFFSDFCAMVLAHPRALFPAVAGLWYGGDARTTGLLVAAPAVGALLGGVFSGWQGRIRRHGVAILLAVAAWGTAIAVFGLTRNLWLGLLFLALAGCADTVSMVFRNTMLQAAAPDEMRGRLQGVFVVVVAGGPRLGDFLAGSVADVTSPTVAVTGGGLACVLAVALLALRGRGFLRYDARRPTP from the coding sequence GTGACCGCCACCGGCACGCCCGCCCGGCGGCCCCGCATCCTCGCCGACCTCACACCGCTGCGCCTCTCCGCCCACTACCGTCGGTTGTGGTTCGGCAACACGGTCTCCTGGATCGGCCAGGGCATGACCACACTGGCGATCTCGCTCCAGGTGTACGACATCACGCACTCGACGTTCTCCGTCGGGCTCGTCGGCCTCTTCTCCCTCGTCCCGTTGATCGTCTTCGGCCTGTACGGCGGCGCCGTCGCCGACACCGTGGACCGGCGGGTGCTGGGGCTGTGGAGTGCGGCCGGTTCCGCCGGGCTGTCGGCCGCGCTCGCCGCGGCCGCGTTCGCGGCTTTCCACCACGTGTGGTTCCTGTACGGCGTCGTCGCGCTCCAGGCCGTGTGCGCCGCGCTCAACGCGCCGGCCCGCAGCGCGATGATCCCGAGGCTGCTGCCGGCCGAGCAACTGCCCGCCGCCAACGCCCTCTCCTCCATGACGATGACATCCGGCATGCTGATCGGTCCGATGCTGGGCGGACTGATCGTCGGCTACGGCGGCTACCAGGCCGCGTACGTCGTCGACTTCGTCGCCTTCGGAGCCGCGCTGTACGCGATGTGGCGGTTGCCGTCGATGCTGCCCGACCGCGACGGCGCGAAGCGCGGCCGCGCGTCCGTGCTCGACGGGCTGCGTTTTCTCGCCACCCGGCCGAACATCCGCATGACGTTCTTCTCCGACTTCTGCGCGATGGTCCTCGCCCATCCGCGCGCGCTCTTCCCGGCCGTGGCCGGGCTCTGGTACGGCGGGGACGCTCGTACGACGGGACTGCTCGTCGCGGCGCCCGCCGTCGGCGCCCTGCTCGGCGGGGTGTTCTCCGGCTGGCAGGGGCGCATCCGGCGGCACGGTGTGGCGATCCTGCTCGCCGTGGCCGCCTGGGGTACCGCGATCGCCGTGTTCGGCCTGACCAGGAACCTCTGGCTCGGGTTGCTGTTCCTCGCGCTCGCCGGATGCGCCGACACGGTGTCCATGGTCTTCCGCAACACCATGCTGCAGGCGGCCGCGCCGGACGAGATGCGCGGTCGCCTGCAGGGGGTCTTCGTCGTCGTCGTGGCGGGCGGCCCCCGCCTCGGCGACTTCCTCGCCGGCTCGGTCGCCGACGTCACCTCGCCCACCGTCGCCGTCACCGGCGGCGGGCTCGCGTGCGTCCTCGCCGTCGCCCTCCTGGCGCTGCGCGGCCGCGGCTTCCTGCGCTACGACGCCCGCCGGCCGACGCCGTGA
- a CDS encoding S8 family serine peptidase produces the protein MPKIFGAALLVLALAAAPSATAVAGPTAQSGQTAGQTTGRYIVTLEHTPAAESADAAVNAAVGRASSMGAVVVHVYRHALQGYAASMTAATAAALADEPGVRSVEPDRPVRIAAQSVPTGVDRVEADLSATAAIDGKDTRVDADVAVIDTGIDADHPDLNVYEAGGKNCWLPILPPMDMHGHGTHVAGTIGALDNGTGVVGAAPGVRLWPVQVLSPLGSGSTSNVVCGIDYVTEHADEIDVVNMSLGGSGKDDGNCGKTNNDAMHQAICNSVAKGVTYAVAAGNDHIDAAGFVPAAYDEVITVSALADFDGKPGGLGRPTCRTDRDDTFADFSNYGRDVDLIAPGVCIRSTFRYGGYSTLSGTSMAAPHVAGGAALYRATHPGASPAAVKSALVTAGGTDWTWPSEDGDGIKEPLLRLRSF, from the coding sequence ATGCCCAAGATCTTCGGCGCTGCGCTGCTCGTCCTCGCACTCGCGGCCGCCCCGTCGGCCACCGCGGTCGCCGGCCCGACCGCCCAGTCCGGCCAGACCGCCGGTCAGACCACCGGCCGGTACATCGTGACGCTCGAGCACACCCCCGCGGCCGAAAGCGCCGACGCCGCCGTGAACGCGGCCGTCGGGCGGGCGTCGTCCATGGGCGCCGTGGTGGTGCACGTCTACCGGCACGCCCTGCAGGGCTACGCGGCGTCGATGACCGCGGCAACGGCGGCCGCGCTCGCGGACGAGCCGGGGGTCCGGTCCGTGGAGCCCGACCGTCCGGTGCGGATCGCCGCCCAGTCGGTGCCGACCGGTGTGGACCGGGTGGAGGCCGACCTCAGCGCGACCGCCGCGATCGACGGCAAGGACACCCGGGTCGACGCCGACGTGGCGGTCATCGACACCGGTATCGACGCGGACCACCCGGATCTCAACGTGTACGAGGCCGGGGGCAAGAACTGCTGGCTGCCGATCCTTCCGCCCATGGACATGCACGGTCACGGCACGCATGTGGCCGGCACGATCGGCGCCCTCGACAACGGCACGGGAGTGGTCGGCGCGGCACCGGGCGTACGGCTCTGGCCGGTCCAGGTGCTCAGCCCGTTGGGTTCCGGAAGCACCTCGAACGTCGTCTGCGGCATCGACTACGTCACCGAGCACGCCGACGAGATCGACGTCGTCAACATGAGCCTGGGCGGCTCGGGCAAGGACGACGGCAACTGCGGCAAGACCAACAACGACGCCATGCACCAGGCGATCTGCAACTCGGTGGCGAAGGGCGTCACCTACGCCGTCGCCGCCGGCAACGACCACATCGACGCGGCCGGCTTCGTCCCGGCCGCCTACGACGAGGTGATCACGGTCAGCGCGCTGGCCGACTTCGACGGCAAGCCGGGCGGCCTCGGCCGCCCCACGTGCCGCACGGACCGGGACGACACCTTCGCCGACTTCTCCAACTACGGGCGGGACGTGGACCTGATCGCCCCCGGTGTGTGCATCCGCTCCACCTTCAGGTACGGCGGGTACTCCACCCTGTCCGGCACCTCCATGGCAGCCCCGCACGTCGCGGGCGGCGCGGCCCTCTACCGGGCCACCCACCCCGGCGCCTCCCCCGCCGCGGTCAAGTCGGCCCTGGTGACGGCGGGCGGCACGGACTGGACCTGGCCGTCGGAGGACGGTGACGGCATCAAGGAGCCCCTCCTCCGGCTCCGCTCGTTCTGA
- a CDS encoding DUF6400 family protein, giving the protein MDQDRSPDLTPFEIDLTFEEARRRAEVVAALGPDWDPVAALEGEEAAYALLYSGLDAEQQRTYDMLVAAGVLPEGGPGRAPSH; this is encoded by the coding sequence ATGGACCAGGACCGTTCACCCGACCTCACGCCGTTCGAGATCGACCTGACCTTCGAGGAGGCCCGGCGCCGGGCCGAGGTGGTGGCCGCACTGGGACCGGACTGGGATCCCGTGGCCGCGCTGGAGGGCGAGGAGGCGGCGTACGCGCTGCTCTACTCCGGTCTCGACGCCGAACAGCAGCGGACGTACGACATGCTCGTCGCCGCCGGCGTCCTGCCGGAAGGGGGCCCGGGCCGTGCGCCTTCCCATTGA